The Immundisolibacter cernigliae genome has a window encoding:
- a CDS encoding HIT family protein has translation MNATARKFGDPTTRIATCGAWTVLLRPRQPTLGALVLVCEEPVRAFGDVSAAAYADLARTTRRVEAMLGAAFAYDKINYLMLMMVDPDVHFHVLPRYAQIRHFAGHAFSDLAWPNAPDLGFDHAIDAATQAALIERLKEAWQ, from the coding sequence ATGAACGCCACGGCGCGAAAATTCGGCGACCCGACCACACGCATCGCCACCTGCGGTGCGTGGACCGTGTTGCTGCGACCACGCCAGCCTACGCTGGGCGCGCTGGTGCTGGTGTGTGAAGAACCGGTACGCGCGTTCGGTGATGTGAGTGCGGCGGCCTACGCCGATCTTGCCCGAACCACCCGCCGCGTCGAAGCCATGCTTGGCGCCGCATTTGCTTACGACAAGATCAATTACCTGATGCTCATGATGGTGGACCCCGACGTGCATTTTCATGTCCTGCCGCGCTACGCGCAGATCCGGCACTTCGCCGGACATGCGTTTTCCGATCTGGCCTGGCCCAACGCCCCCGATCTGGGTTTCGATCATGCCATCGACGCCGCGACGCAGGCCGCCCTGATCGAGCGCCTGAAAGAGGCGTGGCAATGA
- a CDS encoding nucleotidyltransferase family protein — protein MSTLFHAVVLAGDRGPDDPVARHAGAACKALVPVAGQPMLLRVLDALAASTAVSRVTLVGPTQEQIAACPPLARRIAGGELAWLAPAPSPSQSALAGLASVPAGTPVLLTTADHALLQAAWVDAFCGAAEATGKDAVVGLARHAAVQAAFPQSRRTALRFRDGAYCGCNLFAFLSPAGRRAPEFWRRIEQQRKKPHRLAAALGPGTLLAYLCGWLTLEAGLGRLSRRVGAQLGAVLLDDPRAAVDVDSVADFELVERLLAGAG, from the coding sequence TTGAGCACTCTGTTTCACGCCGTGGTGCTGGCCGGCGACCGCGGCCCGGACGATCCGGTGGCCCGCCACGCGGGCGCAGCCTGCAAGGCGCTGGTGCCGGTGGCCGGCCAGCCGATGCTGCTGCGCGTGCTGGACGCGCTGGCGGCCAGCACGGCGGTGAGCCGGGTGACGCTGGTTGGCCCGACCCAGGAGCAGATCGCCGCTTGCCCGCCGCTGGCGAGGCGGATTGCCGGCGGCGAGCTGGCCTGGCTGGCGCCGGCGCCCTCGCCCAGCCAGAGCGCGCTGGCGGGTCTGGCCAGCGTGCCGGCGGGCACGCCGGTGCTGCTCACGACGGCGGACCACGCCTTGTTGCAGGCGGCCTGGGTCGATGCCTTCTGCGGCGCCGCCGAGGCGACCGGCAAGGATGCCGTGGTGGGCCTGGCCCGCCATGCGGCGGTGCAGGCGGCGTTTCCGCAGTCGCGTCGCACGGCGCTTCGCTTCCGAGACGGCGCCTACTGCGGCTGCAATCTGTTCGCGTTTCTGAGTCCGGCCGGCCGGCGCGCGCCCGAGTTCTGGCGCCGTATCGAGCAGCAGCGCAAGAAACCGCACCGGCTGGCGGCGGCGCTCGGGCCGGGCACGCTGCTGGCGTACCTGTGCGGCTGGTTGACCCTGGAGGCGGGCCTTGGCCGCCTGTCGCGGCGGGTCGGGGCGCAGCTCGGCGCCGTGCTGCTGGACGATCCGCGAGCGGCGGTGGATGTCGATTCTGTGGCCGATTTCGAGCTGGTCGAGCGACTGTTGGCCGGCGCCGGCTAA
- a CDS encoding CDP-alcohol phosphatidyltransferase family protein gives MKPVAYLAGEAPVRLWGLGGRERLRRVLGKLGIEVLDDTAAPPPQRSVLCLRADYLFDERVVAALVDAPGVALRVSADGPLVALHAPVGGATRAQAVLAEQQPADGYVVELPTTLTTGYQKKLRKVSTPYVLHVTPAGQTDLERRLFGTAYKGVTDFITKWWWPAPARAATGWCARHGITPNQVTLTGLALTVAAGFAFWGGWWLPGLVCAWLMTFLDTVDGKLARVTVKSTRFGDILDHGIDLIHPPFWYAAWALGLPEGSVPTQTLIWVIVAAYIGGRLAEGGFQGLCARFSLFVWRPFDSYNRLITARRNPNLLLLTLCALVGQPALGLWLVAGWTVLSTLLLWVRVAQGVVARQRGPLVSWLEQVGREIPTDSRAVRWFAS, from the coding sequence GTGAAACCGGTCGCGTATCTTGCCGGCGAAGCGCCGGTCCGTCTGTGGGGCCTTGGCGGGCGCGAGCGCCTGCGGCGTGTGTTGGGCAAGCTGGGCATCGAGGTGCTGGATGACACCGCCGCGCCGCCGCCGCAGCGCAGCGTGCTGTGCCTGCGCGCCGATTATCTGTTCGACGAGCGGGTGGTGGCGGCGCTGGTCGATGCGCCCGGCGTGGCGCTGCGCGTGAGCGCCGATGGCCCGCTGGTGGCGCTGCACGCGCCGGTGGGCGGTGCCACGCGGGCGCAGGCCGTGCTGGCCGAACAGCAGCCGGCCGACGGCTACGTGGTCGAACTCCCCACCACGTTGACCACGGGCTATCAGAAGAAGCTGCGCAAGGTTTCTACGCCCTACGTGCTGCACGTTACGCCCGCCGGGCAGACTGATCTGGAGCGGCGCCTGTTCGGTACCGCCTACAAGGGCGTCACGGATTTCATCACCAAGTGGTGGTGGCCGGCGCCGGCGCGGGCGGCGACCGGCTGGTGCGCCCGCCACGGCATCACGCCCAACCAGGTGACGCTGACCGGCCTGGCGCTGACCGTTGCCGCCGGCTTTGCCTTCTGGGGCGGCTGGTGGCTGCCGGGCCTGGTCTGTGCCTGGCTGATGACCTTTCTGGACACGGTCGACGGCAAGCTGGCGCGGGTGACGGTCAAGTCCACCCGCTTTGGCGACATCCTGGACCACGGCATCGACCTGATCCATCCGCCGTTCTGGTATGCCGCCTGGGCGCTGGGCCTGCCCGAGGGCAGCGTGCCGACGCAGACGCTGATCTGGGTGATCGTGGCCGCTTACATCGGCGGACGCCTGGCCGAGGGCGGCTTCCAGGGGCTCTGCGCCAGGTTCTCGCTGTTCGTATGGCGGCCGTTTGATTCCTACAACCGCCTGATCACCGCCCGGCGCAATCCGAACCTGCTGCTGCTGACGCTGTGTGCCCTGGTCGGCCAGCCTGCACTTGGCCTGTGGCTGGTGGCCGGCTGGACGGTGCTGTCGACGCTGCTGCTGTGGGTGCGGGTCGCTCAGGGGGTCGTTGCGCGGCAACGCGGCCCGCTGGTGTCGTGGCTGGAGCAGGTCGGGCGTGAAATCCCCACCGACAGCCGCGCCGTGCGCTGGTTTGCCAGCTGA
- a CDS encoding diacylglycerol kinase family protein gives MAEPASVGVISNPASRHNVRGGLAAIKAVLAGHPAIPHRLAQTPQQIETALGELAAAGASCVVLSGGDGTVQAALTTLSLRSPFASPPTLLVLAGGTTNMSAYDLGSHGRPARLLRRLLRGRLAVTRRRVLCVREADGTTRCGFFFTAGGLPAAVRDCRTFRETSTLPGMRSALGTAAWISGRLLRLLAGREPFEALPVSWQPDAEPARRCEALLLLASTHERLALGLTPWWGPGSGRIRTTLISRPARRLARALPGLLRGRPPAFANAATGYESRAVSTLHLTPTGGYALDGEDYFPPAGSELAISTGREFEFLQP, from the coding sequence GTGGCTGAACCGGCAAGCGTCGGCGTCATCAGCAATCCGGCCAGCCGGCACAACGTCCGCGGCGGCCTGGCGGCGATCAAGGCCGTGCTCGCCGGCCATCCGGCGATCCCGCACCGGCTGGCCCAAACGCCGCAGCAGATCGAGACCGCGCTCGGCGAACTGGCCGCGGCCGGCGCGAGCTGCGTGGTGCTCAGCGGCGGCGACGGCACCGTGCAGGCGGCACTGACCACCCTGTCCCTGCGCTCGCCGTTCGCATCCCCACCGACGCTGCTGGTGCTGGCCGGCGGCACCACCAACATGAGCGCCTACGACCTTGGCAGCCACGGTCGCCCGGCGCGGCTGCTGCGGCGTCTGCTGAGGGGCCGGCTCGCCGTCACGCGCCGGCGCGTGCTGTGCGTGCGCGAGGCCGACGGCACCACCCGCTGCGGATTTTTCTTCACCGCCGGCGGCCTGCCGGCGGCGGTACGGGATTGCCGCACGTTTCGCGAGACCAGCACCCTGCCGGGCATGCGCAGCGCGCTGGGCACGGCGGCATGGATCAGCGGACGACTGCTGCGCCTGCTCGCCGGCCGCGAACCCTTCGAAGCCTTGCCGGTCAGCTGGCAGCCGGACGCCGAACCGGCCCGCCGCTGCGAGGCGCTGCTGCTGCTGGCCAGCACGCACGAGCGCCTCGCCCTGGGACTGACGCCGTGGTGGGGCCCTGGCAGCGGCCGGATCAGGACCACACTGATCAGCCGGCCGGCGCGACGCCTGGCGCGGGCGCTGCCGGGACTGCTGCGCGGGCGCCCGCCGGCCTTTGCGAATGCCGCCACCGGCTACGAAAGCCGGGCGGTCAGCACCTTGCACCTGACTCCTACCGGCGGCTACGCCCTCGATGGCGAGGATTACTTCCCGCCCGCCGGCAGTGAGCTGGCGATCAGCACCGGCCGCGAATTCGAGTTTCTTCAGCCATGA
- a CDS encoding fatty acyl-AMP ligase: protein MSGAAQANPDFGYGAATARPTPTHNTLPVRFADFDTLTDALDYAAAGTTGSNFYNARGDLALALSYAQLRQDALDLAQRFAALGLPRQARVALVAETDPDFVRLFFACQYAGLVPVPLPAAVHLGGREAFVRQLRTMLDGCQASVAIAPPDFGPMLHAAAVDVPLAFCGTPDEFRALPLADNPPASSQADELAYLQYTSGSTRFPRGVMITHRTVMQNLQGIVRHGLAISDADRFMSWLPFYHDMGLVGLVFSPLAAQRSVDYLGTRDFAMRPRQWLALMSRNRATIAFSPPFGYALVGRRLRPTDVAQYDLSAWRIAGVGAETIRAETLEQFAAVLHDSGFRAEAFLPCYGMAECSLAVSFAPLGLGIDTDTVDAQVLGHQRVAQMADAHTTSVNRFVNCGAVLPGHSLEIRDEAGRRLPQRRCGTIFVRGPSVMSGYFGDAAETARVLSPDGWLNTGDVGYLADGRLFITGREKDLFIINGRNIWPQDLEFLAEQQPELRPEDASAFAVPDADGDDLAVLVVQCREHDPLRRIDLVMRLQGLIKAELGIPCFIELVAPHTLPRTSSGKLSRSGARRDFLERNGNQAPAPSRLAKSID from the coding sequence ATGAGCGGTGCGGCCCAGGCCAACCCGGACTTCGGCTACGGCGCGGCCACGGCCCGGCCCACGCCGACGCACAACACCCTGCCGGTGCGTTTTGCCGACTTCGATACGCTCACTGACGCACTCGATTACGCGGCCGCGGGCACCACCGGCAGCAATTTCTACAATGCGCGCGGCGATCTGGCGCTGGCGCTGAGCTATGCCCAGCTGCGCCAAGACGCGCTGGATCTAGCGCAGCGCTTCGCGGCTCTGGGCCTGCCCCGGCAGGCACGCGTGGCGCTGGTGGCGGAAACCGACCCGGATTTCGTGCGGCTGTTTTTCGCCTGCCAGTACGCCGGGCTGGTGCCGGTGCCCCTGCCCGCGGCGGTGCACCTGGGCGGGCGGGAGGCCTTTGTGCGCCAGCTGCGCACCATGCTGGACGGTTGCCAGGCCAGTGTGGCGATCGCGCCGCCGGACTTCGGCCCCATGCTGCACGCCGCCGCCGTCGATGTGCCGCTCGCCTTCTGTGGCACGCCCGATGAGTTCCGCGCGCTGCCGCTGGCGGACAACCCACCGGCATCGTCGCAGGCTGACGAGCTGGCCTATTTGCAATACACCTCCGGAAGCACCCGTTTCCCGCGCGGGGTGATGATCACCCACCGCACCGTGATGCAGAACCTGCAGGGCATCGTGCGCCATGGCCTGGCCATCAGCGACGCTGATCGGTTCATGTCCTGGCTGCCCTTCTATCACGACATGGGGCTGGTCGGACTGGTGTTCTCGCCGCTGGCCGCGCAGCGTTCCGTGGACTACCTGGGCACGCGCGATTTCGCCATGCGGCCGCGCCAGTGGCTGGCACTGATGTCGCGCAATCGCGCCACCATCGCCTTCAGCCCGCCGTTTGGCTATGCGCTGGTCGGGCGCCGCTTGCGACCGACCGATGTCGCCCAGTACGACCTGTCGGCCTGGCGCATCGCCGGTGTCGGCGCCGAGACCATCCGCGCCGAGACGCTGGAACAGTTCGCAGCGGTACTGCACGACAGCGGCTTTCGCGCCGAGGCCTTCCTGCCCTGCTACGGCATGGCCGAGTGCTCGCTGGCGGTCAGTTTCGCGCCGCTTGGCCTGGGCATCGACACGGACACGGTGGATGCACAGGTGCTTGGCCATCAGCGGGTGGCCCAGATGGCCGACGCGCATACCACCAGCGTCAACCGCTTCGTCAACTGCGGCGCGGTATTGCCGGGACATTCCCTTGAAATCCGCGACGAGGCCGGCCGCCGACTGCCGCAGCGGCGTTGCGGAACCATTTTCGTGCGCGGACCCAGCGTCATGTCCGGCTACTTCGGCGATGCCGCCGAAACCGCCCGCGTCCTGTCACCGGACGGCTGGCTCAATACCGGCGATGTCGGTTATCTGGCCGACGGCCGCCTGTTCATCACCGGCCGCGAGAAGGATCTGTTCATCATCAACGGGCGCAACATCTGGCCGCAGGATCTCGAATTCCTGGCCGAACAGCAGCCGGAACTGCGCCCGGAAGATGCCTCGGCGTTCGCCGTGCCCGACGCCGACGGCGACGACCTTGCGGTGCTGGTGGTGCAATGCCGCGAGCACGACCCGCTGCGTCGCATCGACCTGGTCATGCGCCTGCAGGGCCTGATCAAGGCCGAGCTTGGCATTCCCTGTTTCATCGAACTGGTGGCCCCGCACACCCTGCCGCGCACCTCCTCGGGCAAGCTGTCGCGCTCCGGCGCCCGCCGCGACTTCCTGGAGCGCAACGGCAATCAGGCACCGGCGCCCAGTCGCCTCGCCAAGAGCATTGACTGA
- a CDS encoding acyl carrier protein — MAVSAQRILETLQDRLNALTGGKAVSGDTDLVGDLGLDSLQVMELLMEMEDAFDISIPVNVMADVRTVGELAAAVQALLA; from the coding sequence ATGGCAGTCAGCGCACAGCGCATCCTCGAAACCCTGCAGGATCGCCTGAACGCTCTTACCGGCGGCAAGGCGGTCAGCGGCGACACCGATCTGGTCGGCGACCTGGGACTCGATTCCCTGCAGGTCATGGAATTACTGATGGAAATGGAAGACGCATTCGACATCTCGATCCCGGTCAACGTGATGGCCGACGTGCGCACCGTCGGCGAGCTTGCCGCCGCCGTGCAAGCCCTGCTCGCCTGA
- a CDS encoding metallophosphoesterase family protein yields MSSIEPNEPNPADAPPSEWALAHLSDLHLTDPLADADAPLAIKQRLGRASWRRRRSLIHQPAVLAALAADLHAQAPRQIAISGDLVQIGLRREFEQAADWLAGFAPPARLLLVPGNHEAYVANTWQAGRECWRPYLAGAADGAPWLLRRDRLLLIGLSSAVPSWTGLATGTLGRTQIAALDAALQAGADEGLFRVVVIHHPPATNVVSWRKRLTDHRRFAQVIARRGAGVILHGHAHRATLSQLAGPAGPVAVVGAPSASALDRRPDRMAGYNLLRIRPSAHGWQLRLSRRVFRPQTQDFDWQEHHDLASHG; encoded by the coding sequence GTGTCCAGTATCGAACCGAACGAGCCAAACCCCGCCGACGCCCCACCGAGCGAATGGGCGCTGGCGCATTTGTCGGACCTGCACCTGACCGATCCGCTGGCAGACGCCGACGCGCCGCTGGCGATCAAGCAGCGCCTGGGCCGTGCCTCCTGGCGTCGCCGCCGCAGCCTCATTCATCAGCCGGCGGTGCTGGCCGCCCTGGCCGCCGACCTGCACGCCCAGGCGCCGCGCCAGATCGCCATCAGCGGCGATCTGGTGCAGATCGGGCTGCGGCGCGAGTTCGAGCAGGCCGCCGACTGGCTGGCCGGTTTTGCGCCGCCCGCGCGCCTGCTGCTGGTGCCGGGCAACCACGAGGCCTACGTGGCCAACACCTGGCAGGCCGGCCGCGAGTGCTGGCGCCCCTATCTGGCGGGTGCGGCGGATGGCGCACCGTGGCTGCTGCGCCGCGACCGGCTGCTGCTGATCGGGCTGTCGAGCGCCGTGCCGAGCTGGACTGGCCTGGCCACCGGTACGCTCGGCAGGACGCAGATCGCCGCCCTGGACGCGGCGCTGCAAGCGGGCGCCGACGAAGGGCTGTTTCGAGTCGTCGTCATCCACCATCCGCCGGCGACCAATGTGGTCAGCTGGCGCAAGCGCCTGACCGATCATCGCCGCTTTGCACAGGTCATCGCGCGCCGCGGCGCCGGCGTGATCCTGCACGGCCACGCCCACCGCGCCACGCTGTCACAGCTGGCCGGCCCCGCCGGCCCGGTGGCGGTGGTCGGCGCGCCGTCGGCTTCGGCACTCGACCGACGCCCCGACCGCATGGCCGGCTACAACCTGCTGCGCATCCGGCCATCGGCGCACGGCTGGCAGCTGCGCCTGAGCCGGCGTGTTTTCCGGCCGCAAACGCAGGACTTCGACTGGCAGGAACACCACGACCTGGCCAGCCACGGCTGA
- a CDS encoding NAD-dependent epimerase/dehydratase family protein, which translates to MTDAGSRTVAITGASGFVGAALARHLASQGWRLRLLVRPGSQSRLPRIDVAHVVTGSLCDANALRQLLDGAQALVHCAGAVRGLTRADFDRVNVDGVQALLDATGPAQRVVHISSLAARHPGLSHYAASKLAGERRVTDQLPPQRWVVLRPPAIYGPGDRELRPLLDRMMRGLALLPGPPDARFSLLHVHDLARAVGCLLSGDAGWGQTHEPDDGHRPGYGWQDLLDAVARLRGAPVRAVRVPGPLLSALGACNELAARLAGRAPMLSRGKARELRWPDWLAGGNASLLGCGWRPEITLDQGLRDTLG; encoded by the coding sequence TTGACTGACGCCGGCAGCCGCACGGTCGCCATCACCGGCGCCAGCGGTTTTGTCGGCGCCGCCCTGGCCCGCCATCTGGCCAGCCAGGGCTGGCGCTTGCGGCTGCTGGTGCGGCCGGGCTCGCAAAGTCGCTTGCCCCGGATCGACGTCGCCCATGTCGTCACCGGATCGCTCTGCGACGCGAACGCCCTGCGGCAGTTGCTGGACGGCGCCCAGGCACTTGTGCACTGCGCCGGGGCGGTCCGCGGCCTGACGCGCGCCGACTTCGACCGCGTCAACGTCGACGGCGTACAGGCGCTGCTGGACGCCACCGGCCCGGCGCAGCGGGTGGTGCACATCTCGTCGCTGGCGGCGCGTCATCCCGGCCTGTCGCACTACGCCGCCAGCAAGCTGGCCGGCGAGCGGCGGGTGACCGACCAACTGCCGCCACAGCGGTGGGTCGTGCTGCGCCCGCCGGCGATCTACGGCCCGGGCGACCGGGAACTGCGTCCGCTGCTGGACCGGATGATGCGCGGCCTGGCGCTGCTGCCGGGCCCACCGGACGCACGATTCTCTCTGCTGCACGTCCACGATCTGGCCCGCGCCGTCGGCTGCCTGTTGTCGGGCGACGCCGGCTGGGGCCAGACCCACGAGCCGGACGACGGCCACCGGCCAGGCTACGGCTGGCAGGATCTGCTGGACGCCGTCGCCCGGCTGCGCGGCGCGCCGGTGCGAGCCGTGCGCGTACCCGGTCCGCTGCTGTCGGCGCTGGGCGCCTGCAACGAACTGGCGGCCCGGCTCGCTGGCCGCGCGCCGATGCTCAGTCGCGGCAAGGCACGCGAGCTGCGCTGGCCGGACTGGCTCGCCGGCGGCAACGCCAGCCTGCTCGGCTGCGGCTGGCGGCCGGAAATCACACTCGATCAGGGGCTGCGGGACACGCTTGGCTGA
- the lptF gene encoding LPS export ABC transporter permease LptF: protein MILRRYLLRELASPFAVVCGSLLLVFTGYSSARFLGEAASGALPGSLAAVLIGLKLFISLDAIVPMALMLSVALGLGRLQRDQETTALAACGIGERWLFQAVLWLALPVAAVVAVASLVVRPQLYQNVYRLEASAERRFDLTRLPPGRFYADFTGGLVMFSEAAEGDERLQVFTHADSGGQADGVVFAQRARQLTDPDGRQVVEFLDGHYYQLDPGTGDSLGSDMIISYRTLALRLDEEQVIVRKRRKATANDELAASADPEDTAELQWRIAAPFSTVLLGLLGVPISRMPPRRSRSSKLTVGLLGCIVYYNLLAVVMDAVENGELAPWPGVLLVPLLGCVVLAALIVLPQWRRRRHR from the coding sequence ATGATCCTCAGACGCTACCTGCTGCGCGAGCTGGCGAGCCCGTTTGCGGTGGTGTGCGGCAGCCTGCTGCTGGTTTTTACCGGTTACAGCTCGGCGCGCTTTCTGGGCGAGGCGGCCAGCGGCGCACTGCCCGGCAGCCTGGCGGCGGTGTTGATCGGGCTGAAGCTGTTCATCAGCCTGGATGCCATCGTGCCGATGGCGCTGATGCTGTCGGTGGCGCTCGGCCTGGGGCGCCTGCAGCGCGATCAGGAGACCACCGCCCTGGCAGCCTGCGGCATCGGCGAACGCTGGCTGTTCCAGGCCGTGCTGTGGCTGGCGCTGCCGGTGGCGGCGGTGGTGGCAGTCGCATCGCTGGTAGTGCGCCCGCAGCTGTATCAGAACGTCTACCGGCTGGAGGCCAGCGCCGAGCGCCGCTTCGACCTGACGCGCCTGCCGCCGGGCCGGTTCTATGCCGATTTCACCGGCGGTCTGGTGATGTTCAGCGAGGCGGCCGAGGGTGACGAGCGGCTGCAGGTGTTCACCCACGCCGACAGCGGCGGCCAGGCCGACGGGGTGGTGTTCGCCCAGCGGGCACGCCAGCTCACCGACCCCGACGGGCGGCAGGTCGTGGAATTCCTCGACGGCCACTACTACCAGCTCGATCCGGGCACGGGCGACAGCCTGGGCAGCGACATGATCATCAGCTACCGTACGCTGGCGCTGCGCCTGGACGAGGAGCAGGTCATCGTGCGCAAGCGCCGCAAGGCCACCGCGAACGACGAGCTGGCGGCGTCAGCGGATCCGGAGGACACGGCCGAACTGCAGTGGCGCATCGCGGCACCGTTCTCTACCGTCCTGCTGGGCCTGCTGGGCGTGCCAATCAGCCGCATGCCGCCGCGGCGCAGCCGCTCCAGCAAGCTGACGGTCGGCCTGCTCGGCTGCATCGTGTACTACAACCTGCTGGCGGTGGTGATGGATGCGGTGGAGAACGGCGAGCTGGCTCCCTGGCCCGGGGTGTTGCTCGTTCCCCTGCTCGGCTGCGTGGTGCTGGCCGCGCTGATCGTGCTGCCGCAGTGGCGGCGTCGCCGCCACCGATGA
- a CDS encoding NTP transferase domain-containing protein, with translation MQAVILSAGQGRRLLPLTADRPKCLIDLHGKTLLQWQLDALLAAGVGPITVVTGYASEAVEAVIANHYAGQAVQVQFNPFFQVADNLGSCWIARAAFEGELLLLNGDTVFEPAIVQRLLAAPAAPIRLTIDRKAQYDDDDMKVIVDGERLLRIGKHLPVDAVDAESIGMLRFGADGARHFQAAVERALREPDGLRWWYLSVIDRLADEGLVETCSIEGLRWAEVDFPRDLDAARAVVAEG, from the coding sequence ATGCAGGCCGTCATCCTGAGCGCCGGTCAAGGCCGGCGCTTGCTGCCCCTCACCGCCGATCGCCCCAAGTGCCTCATCGACCTGCACGGCAAGACGCTGCTGCAATGGCAACTGGACGCGCTGCTGGCCGCCGGCGTCGGCCCGATCACCGTGGTCACCGGTTACGCCAGCGAGGCAGTCGAGGCGGTGATCGCCAATCACTACGCCGGACAGGCGGTGCAGGTGCAGTTCAACCCGTTCTTCCAGGTGGCGGACAACCTTGGCAGTTGCTGGATTGCCCGTGCCGCCTTCGAGGGCGAGCTGCTGCTGCTCAACGGCGACACGGTGTTCGAACCGGCGATCGTGCAGCGCCTGCTGGCGGCGCCGGCGGCGCCGATCCGCCTGACCATCGACCGCAAGGCCCAGTACGACGACGATGACATGAAGGTCATCGTCGACGGCGAGCGGCTGCTGCGCATCGGCAAGCACCTGCCGGTGGATGCGGTGGATGCCGAATCGATCGGCATGCTGCGCTTCGGCGCCGATGGGGCACGGCATTTTCAGGCGGCCGTTGAACGCGCGCTGCGCGAGCCGGACGGCCTGCGCTGGTGGTATCTGTCGGTGATCGACCGGCTGGCCGACGAGGGCCTGGTCGAGACCTGCTCGATCGAAGGCCTGCGCTGGGCCGAGGTGGATTTCCCGCGGGATCTTGACGCCGCGCGGGCGGTGGTGGCCGAAGGCTGA
- the lptG gene encoding LPS export ABC transporter permease LptG, whose amino-acid sequence MILARYIARAMAQGYLLVALVFVALFSFIELIQQLDDVEGAYTLVDAFLYVLMMLPRRLLDATPVIALLGTLVPLGLLADGNEILAMRAAGLPLRRLIGMVLAPGLTLLMLMLLMAQFVAPPLEMRAERMRAAALAEDVSVDFRGGFWSRDGRSFLNVGRMLRGRTPSDVTVYDFDAAGRLQRYLHAQRASLEQDRVWRLQDVVVKQFEPPPARAQQLAQLEWSSFLNAQQLGVLVIPPQALSPIDLYFYVRDLRARNEQVPQEELRLWQQLAQPLVTLAMMLVAVPLVLGSNRSSTLSRRVLAGTVAGIGLYFVSQTLGYLGLLLHLPAPLTALALPTLILLFAGRLLRRLR is encoded by the coding sequence ATGATTCTTGCCCGTTACATCGCCCGCGCCATGGCGCAGGGCTACCTGCTGGTGGCGCTGGTATTCGTGGCGCTGTTCAGCTTCATCGAGCTGATCCAGCAGCTCGACGACGTCGAGGGCGCCTACACGCTGGTCGACGCCTTCCTGTACGTGCTGATGATGTTGCCGCGCCGCCTGCTGGATGCCACGCCGGTGATCGCCCTGCTGGGCACGCTGGTGCCGCTGGGCCTGCTCGCGGACGGCAACGAGATTCTCGCCATGCGCGCCGCCGGCCTGCCGCTGCGGCGGCTGATCGGCATGGTGCTGGCGCCCGGCCTGACGTTGCTGATGCTGATGCTGCTGATGGCCCAGTTCGTGGCGCCGCCGCTGGAGATGCGCGCCGAGCGCATGCGCGCCGCGGCGCTGGCCGAGGATGTGTCGGTGGATTTTCGCGGCGGCTTCTGGTCGCGCGACGGGCGCAGTTTCCTGAACGTCGGGCGCATGCTGCGTGGGCGCACCCCGTCCGATGTGACGGTGTATGACTTCGATGCCGCCGGGCGTTTGCAGCGCTATCTGCACGCCCAGCGCGCGAGTCTGGAGCAGGACCGCGTGTGGCGGCTCCAGGACGTGGTGGTCAAGCAGTTCGAGCCGCCGCCGGCGCGCGCGCAGCAGCTGGCGCAGCTGGAATGGTCGTCGTTCCTCAATGCCCAGCAGCTGGGCGTGCTGGTGATACCGCCGCAAGCCCTGTCGCCGATCGACCTGTATTTCTACGTGCGCGATCTGCGCGCCCGTAACGAGCAGGTGCCGCAGGAAGAGCTGCGCCTGTGGCAGCAGCTGGCACAACCGCTGGTGACGCTGGCCATGATGCTGGTGGCCGTCCCGCTGGTGCTGGGCAGCAACCGGTCGAGCACGCTCAGTCGCCGTGTGCTGGCCGGCACGGTGGCCGGCATCGGGCTGTATTTCGTCAGCCAGACGCTCGGTTACCTGGGCCTGCTGCTGCACCTGCCGGCGCCGCTGACGGCGCTGGCCCTGCCGACGCTGATCCTGCTGTTTGCAGGTCGTCTGCTGCGCCGCTTGCGATAG